A part of Fusarium graminearum PH-1 chromosome 3, whole genome shotgun sequence genomic DNA contains:
- a CDS encoding glucose-6-phosphate isomerase — protein MAPANTLPAWSDLQSHRDSVGKSFVLKEAFASDPQRFDKFTRTFTSGGVSSEILFDFSKNFLNDETLDLLVKLAEQAGVEKKRDAMFAGEKINFTEDRAVYHTALRNVGGWDMKVEGVDVMNTQGGVNDVLQHMKEFSEQVRSGEWKGYTGKKLTTIINIGIGGSDLGPVMVTEALKHYGADDMKLHFVSNIDGTHIAEALKESDPETTLFLIASKTFTTAETTTNANTAKKWFLEKTDNKGEIAKHFVALSTNEEEVTKFGIDSKNMFGFESWVGGRYSVWSAIGLSIALYVGFDNFHKFLSGAHAMDKHFRETPLKENIPILGGLLSVWYSDFFQAQTHLVAPFDQYLHRFPAYLQQLSMESNGKTITSDGSSAKYTTGPILFGEPCTNAQHSFFQLVHQGTKLIPTDFILAAKSHNPVSDNLHQKMLASNYFAQAEALMVGKTDEQVRAEGAPEELVPHKRFLGNRPTTSILVGGAIGPAELGALIVYYEHLTFTEGAIWDINSFDQWGVELGKVLAKKILKELDEEGNGEGHDASTGGLIGAFKKYGQN, from the exons ATGGCTCCCGCAAACACTCTCCCCGCCTGGTCTGACCTCCAGTCGCACCGCGACAGCGTTGGCAAGTCCTTCGTCCTCAAGGAAGCCTTTGCTTCTGACCCTCAGCGCTTCGACAAGTTTACCCGCACCTTTACCTCTGGTGGTGTCAGCTCCGAGATCCTCTTCGACTTTTCCAAGAACTTCCTCAACGATGAGACcctcgacctcctcgtcaAGCTCGCCGAGCAGGCTggtgtcgagaagaagcgcgatgccatgtttgctggcgagaagatcaactTCACCGAGGACCGCGCCGTCTACCACACTGCCCTGCGAAACGTTGGTGGTTGGGACATGAaggttgagggtgttgatgtcATGAACACACAGGGCGGCGTCAACGATGTCCTCCAGCACATGAAGGAGTTTTCTGAGCAGGTTCGCAGTGGAGAGTGGAAGGGATACACCggcaagaagctcaccaCCATTATCAACATTGGTATCGGTGGTTCTGATCT CGGCCCCGTCATGGTCACCGAAGCTCTCAAGCACTACGGTGCTGACGACATGAAGCTTCACTTCGTCTCCAACATTGACGGCACACACATCGCTGAGGCCCTCAAGGAGTCTGACCCTGAGACcactctcttcctcattgCCTCCAAGACCTTTACCACTGccgagaccaccaccaacgccaacacagccaagaagtGGTTCCTCGAGAAGACCGacaacaagggcgagattgccaagcaCTTTGTTGCTCTCTCcaccaacgaggaggaggtgaCCAAGTTTGGCATTGACAGCAAGAACATGTTTGGCTTTGAGAGCTGGGTCGGTGGTCGTTACTCTGTCTGGAGTGCCATTGGTCTGAGCATCGCTCTCTACGTTGGCTTTGACAACTTCCACAAGTTCCTCAGCGGTGCTCACGCCATGGACAAGCACTTCCGCGAGACTCctctcaaggagaacatCCCTATTCTCGGTGGTCTTCTGAGCGTTTGGTACTCTGACTTTTTCCAGGCCCAGACTCATCTTGTTGCTCC TTTCGACCAGTACCTCCACCGATTCCCCGCCTACCTCCAGCAGCTCTCCATGGAGTCTAacggcaagaccatcacctCTGACGGCTCTTCTGCCAAGTACACCACTG GCCCCATCCTTTTCGGCGAGCCTTGCACCAACGCTCAGCActccttcttccagcttgTTCACCAGGGTACCAAGCTGATTCCCACCGACTTTATCCTCGCTGCCAAGTCCCACAACCCCGTCAGCGACAACCTTCACCAGAAGATGCTTGCTTCCAACTACTTTGCCCAGGCCGAGGCCCTCATGGTTGGCAAGACTGATGAGCAGGTCCGCGCCGAGGGTGCCCCTGAGGAGCTTGTCCCTCACAAGCGATTCTTGGGTAACCGACCTACCACCTCTATTCTCGTCGGTGGTGCCATTGGCCCTGCCGAGTTGGGTGCTCTGATCGTCTACTACGAGCACCTCACCTTCACTGAGGGTGCTATCTGGGACATCAACAGCTTCGACCAGTGGGGTGTCGAGCTGGGCAAGGtcctggccaagaagatcctcaaggagcttgatgaggAGGGCAACGGCGAGGGTCACGACGCATCTACTGGTGGCCTCATTGGTGCCTTTAAGAAGTACGGTCAGAACTAA
- a CDS encoding coatomer subunit beta has translation MKLDVKRQLYARSERVKGIDFHPHEPWILTTLYSGHVYIWSHETQQIVKTFELTDVPVRAGRFIARKNWIVCGSDDFQLRVYNYNTSEKITSFEAHPDYIRAIAVHPTQPFVLTASDDMTIKLWDWEKGWKCVQVFEGHGHYVMGLAINPKDTNTFASACLDRTVKIWSLGSSTPNFTLEAHETKGVNHVDYYPHSDKPYLLTTSDDRTVKIWDYTTKSLIATLEGHTNNVSFACYHPELPVIISGSEDGTIRIWHANTYRFEQSLNYSLERAWCVSYQKGKQGVAVGFDDGAVVVKLGREEPAVSMDTSGKLIWARHNEVVSSIIKGGDASIKDNEPISLPTKDLGTCEVYPQTLIHSPNGRFVAVCGDGEYIIYTALAWRNKAFGSALDFVWASKENSNDFAIRESAMSVKLFKNFVEKSGGLDVGFQAERLHGGVLLGVTGQGGVSFFDWTTGGLVRRIEVEPKQVYWSDSGELVAIACEDTFYVLRFSRENYVEAVQSGQVEEDGVEAAFEVITDISESVRTGEWIGDCFIYTNSTNRLNYLVGDQTYTISHFDKAQYILGYIQRDSRIYLADKDVNVTSFGLSLPVLEYQTLVLREDMETAAELLPTIPEDQLNKIARFLEGQGHKELALEVATDPEHKFDLALALNELAIALDLAREADADHKWKTVGDAALSAWDVALAAECFTHAKDLGSLLLLHSSTGDRDGLSALATQAQEAGAHNVAFSCQWLLGNIEACTQILTNTGRLAEAVLFSQTYQPSLTVPLVNQWKEGLEKNKKARVAKLIGVPGEDDELFPEWDEWLKLEKEGGAATETVNGQKEESEPEAEAEAEAEDDESEEDDE, from the exons ATGAAGTTAGACGTCAAG CGCCAGCTCTATGCTCGCAGTGAGCGAGTCAAGGGCATTGATTTCCATCCTCACGAGCCATGGATTCTCACAACCCTCTACAGCG GCCACGTCTACATCTGGTCCCATGAAACCCAACAGATCGTCAAGACATTTGAGCTCACCGATGTCCCTGTCCGCGCCGGTCGATTCATTGCCAGGAAAAACTGGATTGTCTGCGGTTCCGATGACTTCCAACTACGAGTCTACAACTACAACACCTCCGAGAAGATCACCTCTTTCGAGGCGCACCCCGATTACATTCGAGCGATTGCCGTCCACCCCACACAGCCCTTTGTGTTGACTGCCTCCGATGACATGACCATCAAGCTTTGGGATTGGGAGAAGGGATGGAAGTGTGTACAGGTGTTCGAGGGCCACGGCCACTATGTCATGGGATTGGCCATTAACCCCAAGGACACAAACACTTTTGCGTCAGCCTGTCTCGATCGAACTGTCAAGATCTGGAGTCTTGGATCCTCCACCCCCAACTTCACCCTCGAGGCTCACGAGACCAAGGGTGTCAACCACGTCGACTACTACCCTCACTCCGACAAGCCCTACCTCCTCACCACTTCCGACGACCGAACCGTCAAGATTTGGGATTACACCACAAAGTCCCTGATCGCTACTCTCGAAGGCCACACTAACAATGTTTCGTTCGCTTGTTACCACCCTGAATTGCCCGTCATCATTTCTGGTTCCGAGGACGGTACGATAAGGATATGGCACGCAAACACCTACCGATTCGAGCAGTCTCTTAACTACAGTCTGGAGCGGGCCTGGTGTGTTTCGTATCAAAAGGGCAAGCagggtgttgctgttggtttcGACGATGGTGCTGTCgttgtcaagcttggtcGTGAGGAGCCAGCCGTATCGATGGATACATCTGGCAAGCTCATCTGGGCTCGTCACAACGAGGTTGTCTCTTCTATTATCAAGGGAGGAG ATGCCTCTATTAAGGACAACGAGCCCATCTCGCTCCCCACCAAGGATCTCGGCACCTGCGAAGTTTACCCTCAAACGCTCATTCACTCCCCTAACGGCCGATTCGTCGCTGTCTGCGGTGATGGTGAATACATCATCTATACTGCCCTTGCTTGGCGTAACAAGGCTTTTGGTTCAGCGCTCGACTTTGTCTGGGCTTCCAAGGAAAACAGCAACGACTTTGCTATCCGAGAGTCAGCCATGAGcgtcaagctcttcaagaactttgtcgagaagagcggtggtcttgatgttggtttcCAGGCCGAGAGACTCCACGGCGGTGTTCTCCTCGGAGTTACTGGTCAGGGTGGTGTCTCCTTCTTTGATTGGACAACCGGTGGCCTTGTTCGAAGAATCGAGGTTGAGCCTAAGCAGGTTTACTGGTCTGATAGCGGAGAGTTGGTCGCAATTGCCTGCGAGGACACCTTTTACGTGCTACGATTCTCTCGCGAGAACTatgttgaggctgtccagTCTGGACAAGTCGAGGAAGACGGTGTTGAGGCTGCCTTTGAGGTTATCACTGATATTAGTGAATC TGTGCGAACTGGAGAATGGATTGGCGACTGCTTCATCTACACCAACAGCACCAACCGACTCAACTACCTTGTTGGCGACCAAACCTACACCATCTCTCACTTCGACAAGGCCCAGTACATCCTGGGCTACATCCAGCGTGACTCCCGAATCTACCTCGCCGACAAGGATGTCAACGTCACCTCTTTCGGTCTTTCTCTCCCTGTACTTGAGTACCAGACTCTTGTTCTCCGAGAGGATATGGAGACAGCTGCCGAGCTGCTACCAACCATTCCTGAAGaccagctcaacaagattgctcgattcttggaaggccaaggtcaCAAGGAGCTTGCGTTGGAGGTTGCAACAGATCCCGAGCACAAGTTTGATCTTGCCCTAGCATTGAATGAGCTTGCTATTGCTCTGGACCTTGCCCGCGAGGCTGATGCTGACCACAAGTGGAAGACTGTTGGTGACGCTGCGCTATCAGCTTGGGACGTTGCCCTTGCTGCCGAGTGCTTTACACATGCCAAGGATCTCGGATccctgctgcttctgcaCTCATCAACAGGCGACCGAGATGGTCTGTCTGCATTGGCTACTCAGGCACAAGAGGCCGGTGCTCACAACGTTGCCTTTTCATGCCAATGGCTCCTCGGCAACATTGAGGCTTGCACACAGATTCTTACCAACACTGGTAGACTCGCAGAGGCCGTTCTCTTCAGTCAAACTTACCAACCCAGCTTGACTGTACCATTAGTAAACCAGTGGAAGGAGGGTCtggagaagaacaagaaggctcgAGTAGCCAAGCTTATCGGTGTGCCTGGTGAGGACGATGAGCTCTTCCCCGAGTGGGACGAGTGgctcaagctcgagaaggagggtGGCGCTGCTACAGAAACCGTTAATGGACAGAAGGAAGAGTCTGAACCTGAagccgaggctgaggctgaggctgaggatgacgagtctgaggaggacgacgagtAG
- a CDS encoding serine/threonine-protein kinase gad8: MSWKLTKKLKETHLGQSLSPFSRSPSTSTITDKEKEAQASGAVTPTTESAIAASEAMTQSPVVKPPKPGILVVTLHEGQGFSLPEQHRSAFASSHQGSMSSGSAISGSVRPGSSQRTAGFSNGRPQSSAGGFNGIPTNHGRISGKYMPYALLDFDKVQVFVNSVDGNPENPLWAGGNTQYKFDVSRVTELVIHLYMRNPTAPPGSGRSQDIFLGVVRINPRFEERQQYVEDPKASKKDREKAAAEFAARHGHQGAEWVDVQYGTGKIKVGVDYVETRAGKLKIEDFELLKLVGKGSFGKVMQVRKKDTNRIYALKTIRKAHIISRSEVAHTLAERSVLAQINNPFIVPLKFSFQSPEKLYFVLAFVNGGELFHHLQKEHRFDVNRSRFYTAELLCALECLHGFSVIYRDLKPENILLDYQGHIALCDFGLCKLDMKDEDRTNTFCGTPEYLAPELLMGQGYNKTVDWWTLGVLLYEMLTGLPPFYDENTNEMYRKILSEPLHFSDVVPPAAKDLLTKLLNRNPEERLGANGSAEIKAHPFFHAIDWRKLLQRKYEPTFKPSVADALDTTNFDPEFTSEAPQDSFVDGPMLSQTMQNQFQGFSYNRPIAGLGDAGGSVKDPSFVGSLTDNR; the protein is encoded by the exons atgtcttggaagcTCACCAAGA AGTTAAAGGAAACCCATCTGGGTCAATCCTTGAGCCCCTTTTCTCGATCACCGTCCACTTCAACCATCACCGAtaaagagaaggaggctcaAGCCAGCGGTGCCGTCACACCCACGACCGAAAGTGCCATAG CCGCCTCTGAGGCCATGACACAGTCTCCCGTAGTCAAGCCACCCAAGCCCGGTATCCTCGTCGTTACACTCCATGAAGGTCAAGGATTTTCCCTCCCCGAGCAGCACCGAAGTGCATTTGCTTCATCACACCAAGGATCGATGTCCTCTGGAAGCGCCATTTCCGGTTCTGTTCGACCCGGCTCCTCACAACGCACTGCCGGATTTTCCAACGGAAGGCCGCAGTCGTctgctggtggtttcaaCGGTATCCCGACCAACCACGGCAGAATTTCTGGCAAGTACATGCCGTACGCCCTCCTCGATTTCGACAAGGTCCAGGTCTTTGTCAACTCGGTCGACGGAAACCCCGAGAACCCCCTTTGGGCTGGCGGCAACACCCAATACAAGTTTGATGTTTCAAGAGTGACAGAGCTCGTCATCCACCTGTACATGCGCAACCCGACGGCACCACCCGGATCCGGTCGAAGCCAGGATATCTTTTTGGGTGTCGTACGCATCAACCCCCGATTCGAAGAGCGACAGCAGTACGTCGAGGACCCCAAGGCCAGCAAAAAGGATCGCGAGAAGGCGGCTGCCGAATTCGCAGCGCGTCACGGCCACCAGGGTGCCGAGTGGGTTGACGTGCAGTACGGAACCGGAAAGATCAAGGTCGGTGTTGACTACGTCGAGACTCGAGCAggcaagctcaagattgaGGATTTCGAACTTCTCAAGCTGGTCGGCAAGGGCAGTTTCGGTAAGGTCATGCAGGTGCGCAAGAAGGACACGAACCGAATCTACGCCCTCAAGACAATCCGCAAGGCACACATTATCTCGCGGTCTGAAGTCGCCCACACACTCGCCGAACGGTCCGTGCTGGCACAGATCAACAACCCCTTCATTGTGCCACTAAAGTTCAGTTTCCAGTCACCAGAGAAGCTCTACTTTGTCCTGGCGTTTGTTAACGGAGGTGAGCTGTTCCACCACTTGCAAAAGGAGCACCGATTCGACGTCAATCGATCACGCTTTTACACTGCCGAACTTCTCTGTGCTCTGGAATGTCTGCACGGCTTCAGCGTGATCTACCGAGATCTCAAGCCCGAGAACATTCTCCTCGATTACCAAGGTCACATCGCTCTGTGCGACTTTGGTCTTTGCAAGCTTGACATGAAGGATGAGGACCGAACCAACACTTTCTGCGGTACTCCTGAGTACCTGGCGCCTGAGCTGTTGATGGGTCAAGGTTACAACAAGACAGTCGATTGGTGGACCCTTGGTGTTCTGCTCTATGAGATGTTGACGGGTCTGCCACCCTTTTATGACGAAAACACCAATGAGATGTACCGCAAGATTCTATCGGAGCCTCTTCATTTCTCGGATGTGGTTCCTCCAGCTGCCAAGGATCTCCTCACCAAACTTCTCAACCGTAACCCCGAGGAGCGACTGGGAGCCAACGGCTCAGCTGAAATCAAGGCGCACCCCTTCTTCCATGCTATTGACTGGAGGAAGTTGCTTCAGCGCAAGTACGAGCCCACGTTCAAGCCTAGTGTG GCCGACGCTTTGGACACAACCAACTTTGACCCCGAATTCACATCTGAAGCGCCCCAAGATTCCTTTGTTGATGGCCCCATGCTGTCACAGACTATGCAGAACCAATTCCAAGGCTTCAGCTACAACCGACCAATTGCTGGACTTGGAGATGCTGGCGGCAGTGTCAAGGATCCGTCGTTTGTCGGTAGCTTGACAGATAACCGATAA